One region of Triticum aestivum cultivar Chinese Spring chromosome 6B, IWGSC CS RefSeq v2.1, whole genome shotgun sequence genomic DNA includes:
- the LOC123138334 gene encoding protein PHOSPHATE-INDUCED 1 homolog yields the protein MASFGSMAVALVVCAMLLQTCAATRRLQALVQEQPITMKYHKGALLSGRIAVNLVWYGNFSAPQRAIVTDFVSSLASASPAPQPEPSVATWFKTAQKYYASSKARFPALALGSHVFDQSYSLGRRLRERDLVRLAARGGPSRAINVVLTADDVAVDGFCMSRCGSHGASPRSRAGRFAYVWVGNPATQCAGQCAWPFHQPQYGPQTAPLAPPNGDVGVDGMVVSLASMIVGTVTNPFGNGFFQGPAEAPLEAATACAGVYGKGAYPGYAGSLLVDPATGASFNANGAHGRKYLVPALVDPDTSTCSTLG from the coding sequence GAGGCTCCAGGCGCTGGTGCAGGAGCAGCCCATCACCATGAAGTACCACAAGGGCGCGCTCCTCTCCGGCCGCATCGCCGTCAACCTCGTCTGGTACGGCAACTTCTCCGCGCCGCAGCGCGCCATCGTCACCGACTTCGTCTCGTCGCTGGCCTCCGCGTCCCCGGCGCCGCAGCCGGAGCCGTCCGTGGCCACGTGGTTCAAGACGGCGCAGAAGTACTACGCCAGCTCCAAGGCCCGCTTCCCGGCCCTGGCCCTCGGCTCCCACGTCTTCGACCAGTCCTACTCCCTCGGCCGGCGGCTCCGGGAGCGGGACCTCGTTAGGCTCGCCGCGCGCGGCGGGCCCAGCCGCGCCATCAACGTGGTGCTCACGGCCGACGACGTGGCCGTCGACGGGTTCTGCATGAGCCGCTGCGGCTCGCACGGCGCCTCTCCGCGGTCCCGCGCCGGGCGGTTCGCGTACGTGTGGGTGGGCAACCCGGCGACGCAGTGCGCCGGGCAGTGCGCGTGGCCGTTCCACCAGCCGCAGTACGGCCCGCAGACGGCGCCCCTCGCGCCGCCCAACGGCGACGTCGGCGTCGACGGCATGGTGGTGTCCCTCGCGTCCATGATCGTCGGCACCGTCACCAACCCCTTCGGCAACGGCTTCTTCCAGGGCCCGGCCGAGGCGCCGCTGGAGGCCGCCACGGCGTGCGCCGGGGTGTACGGCAAGGGGGCGTACCCCGGCTACGCGGGCTCGCTGCTCGTGGACCCGGCCACCGGCGCGAGCTTCAACGCGAATGGAGCCCACGGCCGGAAGTACCTGGTCCCGGCGCTCGTGGACCCCGACACGTCCACCTGCTCCACCTTGGGGTAG